The Fusarium poae strain DAOMC 252244 chromosome 2, whole genome shotgun sequence nucleotide sequence GAGCGACTGTCGGCCAACAACATCTGAGACATGGACCGTGAGGAAGCGCTACTACAAGACGGCCGTTGAGAATATGAAGGAAAAGGTGGAACAAAAGAGTAGAAACTGAGTTGGCATGCAGGGCATTTGGAGAGTGAGTAATTAGTGGACCAAGGCACAAAGAAGAGGGTAAGGCGAGCTGAACAGGGGTCCCCCATCGAGGTTGGTTGTCGGAAGATTAAAGATCGAGACTCCAGAAGGACGGATGATGTTGATCAGGTACCGAGAAACAAAGAAAGAGGTCAATACCCAATTTACTTTGCCATATAATCGGATCCAGCCGAAGTATTCATGATGATCACTTCTGGGGATCTTTCATGTTTCCAAGATTTCACGTGTGAGAGATAGAATGATTGGTCTGGTTTAGTGGAGACGAGTGCGACGTCATCGTACAGAAAACATCCCCTCCCCTCCCTGGAaccaagagaagagaaaaaggtcCTTGCTTTTAGCACTGCAACTTTGCTTCAAGGATGGATCTAGTCTGAACGAGTCAGAGTTGAGAAAGACTCTCTCAGCAAGTTTGTTATTTTGGTTGCAATATAGTCAGCGAGCCTGATTTTTGTATCCGTACTCGCACAGACGGTAGGTAATTGATGATTGGAATTTCCAAATCTTGTTGCCTGTCAGCTTTTTAAGGGCACCTGTATTAATGGTATCACCCAACAGTGGTAAAGACAAAGACACGGCCTATTCCGTTGGACACTAGCAAAGCCGACAAGAAAGAATTCGAGTTTAGTCCACCCATTTCAGGGGAGGACCCTGCAGGTTGAGAAACCTGTGTGATTGTCCAGTTTATCATGTTTATCATCAAGATGGAGAAATGGAGGAAGATGCCATTTTTAGAACAGCAACTTATGGTATGGTCCacgtgatgatgatgatcatcGTCTTGGTGAATACAACTCTAGAACTTAACACTCCATTTAATCATCATTTTCCTGTTGTAAATATCAATTTTGCATTTTATCAGCTATAAACCTCAATAATCCCAGTCCCTGCATTTTAGCTGCCATAACCGGCTTTTGGAGGTGCCGGCCCACTTGGTTTGTGCTTGGGCGTCGAGACCTCCGAAGCGtctttggtggtggtgggctgagaagaggagaggagaggagcgGGAGTTTCTTTGTGTAAAAAGAGTACAGTACGTAACGTTTCAACTCGACAATAATGCCGGTCGAGTCTTGTCTCCGTCATGTCGTACTACCTATCATGTGTCTCCCTCTGTCTCGGAATCAATCAAGGGTCCATCTTCTATCATCACAGGTCGTCATCACCTGAACGGCCCAACGATAAAACCTTCAGGGCTCTTCCTGTCCCTTCTGTCCCCTGTAATTGTATGTAGCGGAAGTCACAAGCCGCTAAGACGGCCAGTGGAAGTGCGAATTCTCCACTAAGCCTCGTTCGGCCCTGGAAATGGGATGTCTCGTCTCGACAAGCGGGGTCAAGTCTTGACCTGTCAACGTCATCAGCCATGGCCATCACCCTCCATCTTGGGTCGTCCACCCACTCCTCTCATCAAGTCACTTATCCCGCCCACCCTCCAGTACATTTCCtccctttcttctcttcatctttaTTCTCCTCGATACCCAAACGATAAAAGACGCCATCATCACCGGGCTGGCACACATACGACTAGCCTTTATATACGTTTTGGTCTGCTCTTGGCAGCCATAGTCACAAATCACACAAATCTACAGTacacattcattcattcattcattcataaTGGCTGGCGAACGCTGGGATCGCGACCGCTTTGAGCGCATGTCCCGAGGCCGTcctgacgatgatggagcTTCATACACACGCAGCACTCGACCTCGCGACCATTCAGATGAGCGATATGACCGTCGACCTGGTCGCGGTTATTATGATGAAGACGACATGGGCCGTGATCGTCGCTACCCAGATGACCCTCGATATCCTCCTCAGCTCCAGCGAGAGCGCGAGAGAGATCGAgaggctcctcctccttgggCTCGCCGAACTGATGTCctagagagagaaagagagcgAGACTATCCTCGCCGTGaatctcctcctcgtcgacCCGGCTTCCTCCGCAGACAATCATCTCTTGACACTTATGACCGCCGACCAAGATTCCTCGACCACCGCGAGGAATACCCAGCTCCCGCTCGCCGCGAAGACGTTCGTCCTCGAGATCCTCGAGAAGATTACAGACCTCCTCCTTATCAGCCCATTCCTCTGCCCAAGAGCCGGGGACTGCCACCCCCTAGGAGATACAACGACGAGCATTATGATGACATTAAGATCGCCGAGCCCGACTATTACGGCGACGAAGACTTTCGATCCATGCCTGAACGTGTTCGTGAGAGAGAGTATACTCGATCCCGCAAGAGCCGCGGTCGTGGTCGTGACCGTGACCGTAGCCGCGAGTCGCGCTCAACTCGAACTCGCTCTGTCCGAAGCAGCTCCTACTCTTCCGCGTCTTCCAGCCGTTCCTCCAGCAGCAGTGGAGGCACTACAGTGAGAAGCGAGTATcccaagaagggcaagactCGCATTCCAGCCAAGCTTGTTTCCAAGCGAGCTCTTATCGATCTTGGATACCCATTCTTTGAAGAGGTTTGTTCAAGCGTCCATTTCTGATTTCAGCGACTAACATTGTACAGGGTACCACAATCATTGTTCAAAAGGCTCTTGGCCAAGACAATATTGACGAACTGCTCAAGGTCAGCGAGGATTACAAAAAGGGTATGTGTTTCGTGCATTGTTTCTGAACTTGACTAACGATGAACAGTCGAGGCTGAAATTGCTGCTTCTCGAGAACCCAAGGCACCCACAGCTGCTTTGCCTGCACCTCCAGAGACAGTGAGGGAGCCTACTCCTGAACCACCACCAGCAAAgactcctcctcctcccgcTCAGGAACCGCCTACTCCTATGCCTCCGGTCCAGGCAACTCCAGTTCCTCCTCCCGCTCAACAGGCACCTCCTCAGCCTATGCCAATGCCTACTCCTGCGCCACCACCTATTTACTACCAGCCTCCCCCTCCTCAGATGGCTCAGCCAGTACCTCCCGCTTTCTACCAACCAGGACCCCCTCCTGCAGGGCCTCCTCCGATGGCTGCTCCCCCGATGGGCCCCCCTCCTCAACAGTCTGTGTATGACTACGAGGAAACTGTCATTCGAGACGTTTCGCCATCCCGAACCATGACTTCAATGTCAAGCTACGACTCTTACTACCGGGATAGttatcatcaccaccaccaccctgAAGAGCTTGTCGTTCGAACCCGCTCGAAATCCCGAAGCCGCAAAGACATTCGAAGGGAGATTAAGGATCTCGAGCGTGAGCTGACACACCGACCTCGAGGCCACTCCACCGGCGGCGAACTCGTTCGCGCTGAGCGTCTACCCGACGGCCAGCTGGTCATCAGGGAAGAACGTGTTGAGAAGGAAGTTCTGCACCGTAAACCTCCTCGTATCGAGAAGGACAAGAAAGGTAGGATGGCCATTAGCGTACCTAAGTACCGTTAGAGGTGCGCATTTGTTTCTGAAGTTATTGAAAAACGTGTGGCTGACTCGGCTGCACAGGTCCTCCCCCTAAGCTCATGCGGGCCATGTTTGCTACTCTCACTTGAACGGAATGTCATATACGAGACAAGCCTGTGACGACTACGAAATTGGGAAAAGAACATAAACAAGGGAACGAAACCGCCTTGATGGCTAATGAGCGTGTAAACCGAATTTGTCAGTATACGTTGGATATATATAAGGACTTTTGGGTGTATATTTGATGGGTATATTTTTATTCTGGAAAGACTTAGACACATTGTTGGGTATGGGAATCTTTGATGGAAACATCTATATTACTAACGAATTTACGATATATAATGACTATCGATGGGTTGTTGAGTGTGCTGTGACTGAGGATTATGATAGCCTGGTCTTGGCATAACTGCAAATTTGGGTCTTGCCTTAAATGGAGCGGCATTGATCTATGAATCTTTTGAAGTATTGTCTTTCCTATTTATTTCCTCTCCTTGGAGGAACCAACAATATCTGGGCCGCAATGTATGAACCTCGGGAACGGCCAGATCCACAAATACGGGTGCAAGACCGGAGGTTCACTTGTTATAGAGCAACGGCACGGGGGTACATTAATACAGTAGAAGGAACAGAAGAGTCTTTTGTTTCATCTCTACGCTGAAAGGATCATAAGTACATCAAATACACAACTAAGAGTGAACGAAATCGGCGTTGAATGACTACTTTGTCATCTCTTGTGCCCTCGGAGCTGAAGGTGACTGACAATGTGCGCAGCAGTTGtgtttattaaagtttattcaTTTGCAACATCTAGATAAAGTCTCTGGTTATGCTTAAACTGGAAACAAGATCACCTGAACGTCAAGTTCCTGCATTGTCTCGACCAACTGCTTCAACGATCAAGTCACATGTCATGACCTTTTTCAGCTCAGATACCATCCCGTGACTCTTATCCTCCAATATTGTGACCTTACCTCATAAAGACGCAATACTTGTCGCAAAAACACCTTCTCTATTCGTGTCGCGTGGTTCATGGTTTCACCCATAGATATATCCCCGGGGTGACGTCACATGCACTTACTTACTTTGTCTTTTGAGCCTTTCCATCTCAGCATGACGTGACGACGTCACGACTTTTTAAAAAATCCAGGAACaagatttataaagtattagaGTAAGGCTGACGTTTATAAAGGAGCCAAGACCATTCTTTTCCTCTCAACATATCCTCATCAACAAATTACCTACCctaactcaactcaactcaactcaactcattCAAAATGGCCATCACCAGCGCTATCAACAACTTCTTCGCCTCCATCTACGAGCTTCTCGCTTCAGTAGTCAACACCATCTACGCCGTCATCCACTCCATCTTTTCGGCGGTCCTTGGCTTTGTTCAGGGTCTTTTCAATCTCATTAGTGATGTCGTCTCTGGTCTTGTAGACGTCACTGGTGGTGTTGGCAAGTTTATAGCCAGTAAGTATTTCCCTCTCtatcttttttttgtctATTTAGGTGTGAATGTCAAATGCTAATACGGGAATGTAGGCAATGCTGCTATTCTGGCCGTTGGTGCACTGGGTGCTTTTGCGTATGTGAGGTACACTGCTCAGGGAAAGCAGATTGCGAACAAGAAGACTCAGTAGATGCTTTCTGTTTGATGGGTGGGCAATTCTCTTTGGTACCTAAGTTGACAAGtctaaattaataaaatacctACAAAGTAATTCCAAGACAGTTTCTCCTGTGGGTGTAGATTGACATGCGGCTCCATCACAAGGTTTGCTTAGCTCTGCAAATCTTGACATAAAGTCATGTGCTAAGCTTTTGTTAGTTCGTTGGTCCTtgtctttgattgcttgtcAGATGCGCGTGCTTGCGGTAAGACGTTGTCTCTAACGGTAGACTACTGTATGTGCTTGACTTTGACTCCACTGGGGACAAAACTAATGATTCTTTAACTACCTATGTAcctagataggtaggtatagTATATCCTGGAACTCGACGCTCAAAAACAAAACCCAATGTTGTCTCATGCGGGTGGTCAATAGTCTAGATAGCGCATAAAAGTGCAAATGGAGGCAACTGTTTGAGAAAAAAGCTATCCTTGTTTTTGAGGAGATGCCCACATAATAGTGATCTCatcccatctcatctcatctcactcACTCATTGGGGGCTAAAAGTCGGGATGATTACGGGCCGCTTTAGTGCAACTGTTGAACTGAAATATATTGATAGTTAGTAAACGTCTTTCTTTAGTTTCTATATATCCGACACATCGTCTCAACTTTCATGACAGACATCTCAACGCATTGTTCACAAGGTTGTATTCGGTACGGGTTGTTTTCTTGAGCAAGGCGTTATTGTGATTGATCCTTCAGCTTTAATTACAATCTGACAAGGATCCTGAATCCTTCCGACAGCCACAGCCACCAGATGCATGTCTCGTCGCATTTATCTTGGCAACTCCTTCAATTTCTAGTTTTGATGACTATTCTTGAACGTAACGCCATGTTGCAATCAATAGTATGGCCCAGACTCGGGGTAAACTCACCACCTACTCTACACGGCCAAACCCAACATTCTCGCAGCCCTATCGAACAGACCGTCAAATAACCGAGACTGGAGTATGTTGGACCCTTGCAAAGTTGAATCACTAGCCTGTCTATTCCCGGTTCAGAAATCGTACGGTATATCATCTCATTGGCCCCATTCCATGTTTGACTATCCTACCAGGGCGGAGAGAGCGGCGCAGCGGTAACAAGAGACAGGGATTGTATCACTGGTGCTTACTCTTTGGAAGGATGCCATGTGTGTGTTTTTCTACGGAGAACGGAGTACCGAGTGTCGATAGATAACTTGACATCTCCGCCCCTGAGGCCGTCGGCATCCTTCTCCCCAGCTCttgttttcttccttttccaaGAACAAACTACCAAGTTCTCTCTCATACGAGTCTCGATTCATACACAAACTCACACCCAAGTCTCGGTCAGCATATAAAAAACTGTTCAACATGGCGAGCTGCTTCGGTGAAGACAAGAACGAGGTCCTCGACCAGTTCGCATGCGACCCCAGCGGCAAGATCAAGTCGTGCTGTTCTAGAGGCGATTCATGTGCCTCGAACGGACTCTGCGTCACTTCAAATAAGGATGCATTGTCTCCCTACTTCGTAAACTCTTGTACAGAGGAGAACTGGGATGACCCAACCTGTATCACAGAATGTCAAGGCAATGGAAACGGAGTTGTGCCTTGTGGAGCAGGCAAGTTTTGCTGCTACGGTTTCGGCGGTTGCGACTGCAACAACTCTACACAAGTCTTTACCTTGGACCCCGTCAAGATCATCACGACGATCCCTACAGACGCGACAAAAGTCGACGAAGCGACGTCGGCCATTAGCGATGCCACCACAGCAACAGGCAGCTCAACAGTGCAATCGACTGTTACACACACAaacacatctgccgccgaGACCACGTCTTCGAGCAGTGAAGGAAGCAACAACGCGTTGCCTATTGGGTTGGGTGTGGGTATCGGAGCAGGTGTTGTGCTCATCGGACTCGGAGTCGGATTTTGGTTgtggagaagaaagaagagccGTGCTTCAAAGCCAGCTGTTGTTTCTGACGATTACATGGTCAAGCATCCAGTGGAAAACCCCAATACCCCGAATTACAGTCACTATCAACCTGTCAAGCCTGTTGAGATGAGCGCCAATACTGATCGGGTGGAGCTACCATAAAGAAGATGAGTTGGAGTTGTCAAATATGACTGTTCTgtatatagatatttatttaattcggCATTTCAATAGAAGCGATATACCCATTAATTAATCGGAAATAAGAGAGTGTTGGTTGTGTCTTGGATCGCTTCACTAAAGTTTCATTTGGTAGGGCTCTGATTGGAAGACTTGTCTGTAATTTCCACATTTAAACGGGTGGTCTAAGCCCTGCCGCTTAGCCTCAGCGTTAGGTCAACAGCTGGCAGAAGCTTCACAATTGAGGAGATGCTAAATGTAAGCTTGGCACGTGATGAGTACCCGTTTGTCAACGTTGCCCAAACTCATGGGTTGTCGTCGAGGATTACTCAGGTATCTAATTCTCCTTGTAGCACTCTTAATGTCGAGCTTGTGTACTCTCGCAGTTATTATTGCGGCATTGGTTGTCGAAGGGAACTCTAGCTGGGTGCGAAAAGTAAACACCAGGAAAGATGTGGTTGATAAAGAGCATCTGACATTTAGATACTACACAATTACAATTTTGGTTTCAATTGAAGTCTTATTTTTTCTTGACTCAAGTGCTGCTCTTGGGGTTGAGCTTGCAATTTGGCCTCTGGCTCCTTTTCTACTTCTCAGGTGTCAATCGTAGATGCCAGCTGCCAGCCAGCTGCTCCTCACTACTCATTCTATGCGGGCGTTATTTTCTCGGAAAGATGAAAATATCCAGTGATTGCGTAGTGCATGCCTATATTCTCTACTCGATTGCTAAATCAACTAGAGCAAACTCCGCTGCAACATCATCACAAACAGACTTGACTGTAAGAGATCCTATACCATTCTTTATACCGCCACCCTATGATCTCTACAATGACATTTAAATAGCATTATATCAACCCCATGTTTTACCTACGATGATGAAATGGCCAACTGGAAGAATTGGGACGAGTCTCTCAGTTCGGAGTTGCCAGACACTGATCCAGTCATGGATCAACCTCCCACTGAGACCCCCCCTCCGGAGGCTCCTGTCGAAGTTGAACTCACCAGTAAGTAATGAACTTTGAATAGTTTCTTTATGCTATGCTAGTGCATTAAGCTGATAAACCTATAATAGTGGCCGAGCTAAAGGCCATCATTGACGCCAAAGTTCGACTGGCGACTATAAACGCCAGGCAGAATTTGACGGGCTGCCTACATGCCCACCTCCAGTTTACGGAGGTTGATTGGACGTTTGAAGGGCTTTTCGTGTGTCGTGCTGTAGG carries:
- a CDS encoding hypothetical protein (TransMembrane:2 (i21-44o64-85i)) — protein: MAITSAINNFFASIYELLASVVNTIYAVIHSIFSAVLGFVQGLFNLISDVVSGLVDVTGGVGKFIASNAAILAVGALGAFAYVRYTAQGKQIANKKTQ
- a CDS encoding hypothetical protein (TransMembrane:1 (o164-189i)), yielding MASCFGEDKNEVLDQFACDPSGKIKSCCSRGDSCASNGLCVTSNKDALSPYFVNSCTEENWDDPTCITECQGNGNGVVPCGAGKFCCYGFGGCDCNNSTQVFTLDPVKIITTIPTDATKVDEATSAISDATTATGSSTVQSTVTHTNTSAAETTSSSSEGSNNALPIGLGVGIGAGVVLIGLGVGFWLWRRKKSRASKPAVVSDDYMVKHPVENPNTPNYSHYQPVKPVEMSANTDRVELP
- a CDS encoding hypothetical protein (BUSCO:47349at5125) — protein: MAGERWDRDRFERMSRGRPDDDGASYTRSTRPRDHSDERYDRRPGRGYYDEDDMGRDRRYPDDPRYPPQLQRERERDREAPPPWARRTDVLERERERDYPRRESPPRRPGFLRRQSSLDTYDRRPRFLDHREEYPAPARREDVRPRDPREDYRPPPYQPIPLPKSRGLPPPRRYNDEHYDDIKIAEPDYYGDEDFRSMPERVREREYTRSRKSRGRGRDRDRSRESRSTRTRSVRSSSYSSASSSRSSSSSGGTTVRSEYPKKGKTRIPAKLVSKRALIDLGYPFFEEGTTIIVQKALGQDNIDELLKVSEDYKKVEAEIAASREPKAPTAALPAPPETVREPTPEPPPAKTPPPPAQEPPTPMPPVQATPVPPPAQQAPPQPMPMPTPAPPPIYYQPPPPQMAQPVPPAFYQPGPPPAGPPPMAAPPMGPPPQQSVYDYEETVIRDVSPSRTMTSMSSYDSYYRDSYHHHHHPEELVVRTRSKSRSRKDIRREIKDLERELTHRPRGHSTGGELVRAERLPDGQLVIREERVEKEVLHRKPPRIEKDKKGPPPKLMRAMFATLT